The proteins below come from a single Balaenoptera musculus isolate JJ_BM4_2016_0621 chromosome 1, mBalMus1.pri.v3, whole genome shotgun sequence genomic window:
- the LOC118899382 gene encoding basic proline-rich protein-like codes for MEPPPAPPCKQPGQRQPAPPSARPRGRRAPHPSAPRSQPAVTQATGPGNFLPRGDHPEPGPAAKGTSFRTRKKISRRFPAGPLRPLRRPPGGQCRGNRLGLIPSPIPNNARKTRGFPALGAHSTTAAPPLGSRDAEIERSAYSFVLCRKELTRMKSELCLLES; via the exons ATGGAGCCGCCTCCAGCACCGCCCTGCAAGCAGCCGGGCCAGCGGCAGCCAGCGCCGCCCAGCGCCCGGCCCCGGGGTCGCCGCGCCCCCCACCCGTCGGCTCCACGGTCCCAGCCCGCTGTGACGCAGGCCACGGGGCCCGGGAACTTCCTCCCACGCGGAGACCACCCCGAGCCCGGGCCGGCCGCCAAGGGGACTTCCTTCAGAACACGGAAGAAAATCTCCCGCCGCTTCCCGGCGGGGCCACTGCGGCCTCTAAGACGCCCACCTGGCGGCCAGTGCCGGGGGAATCGGCTGGGGCTAATACCTTCCCCCATCCCTAACAATGCGCGGAAAACCCGAGGCTTCCCTGCGCTCGGCGCTCACTCCACGACCGCAGCTCCTCCCCTGG GTTCCAGGGATGCTGAAATTGAACGCTCCGCCTACAGTTTCGTGCTGTGCAGGAAGGAGTTGACCAG GATGAAAAGCGAACTCTGCCTTCTTGAAAGCTGA